Proteins encoded within one genomic window of Halorussus salilacus:
- a CDS encoding Mut7-C RNAse domain-containing protein, giving the protein MASESGDEGGRAPRRTPADTALVLDAMLGKLSTYLRMCGYDAAYALDPSARRAEGSSAEASDAQTESDDPRGRDADDRLLELARAENRLLVTRDAGLARCAGDAGLLLESKDVTDQLRELSDEGFELALSEPTRCSNCNAGLVGVERGDSTPEYAPPSDETRVWKCPECGQHFWKGSHWDSVAETLPN; this is encoded by the coding sequence ATGGCCAGCGAATCCGGGGACGAAGGCGGGCGTGCGCCGCGGCGCACGCCCGCCGACACCGCGCTCGTGCTCGACGCGATGCTCGGGAAGCTCTCGACGTACCTCCGGATGTGCGGGTACGACGCGGCGTACGCGCTCGACCCCTCGGCGCGGCGCGCCGAGGGGTCGAGCGCGGAGGCGAGCGACGCGCAGACCGAGTCCGACGACCCGCGAGGACGCGACGCCGACGACCGACTCCTCGAACTCGCTCGCGCCGAGAATCGACTGCTGGTCACGCGGGACGCGGGACTGGCCCGGTGCGCAGGCGACGCCGGACTCCTGCTCGAATCGAAGGACGTGACCGACCAGCTACGGGAACTCTCGGACGAGGGGTTCGAACTCGCGCTGTCGGAGCCGACGCGGTGTTCGAACTGCAACGCCGGGCTAGTCGGGGTCGAACGCGGGGACTCGACGCCCGAGTACGCGCCTCCGAGCGACGAGACGAGAGTGTGGAAGTGCCCCGAGTGCGGACAGCACTTCTGGAAGGGGAGTCACTGGGATTCGGTCGCGGAGACCCTCCCGAATTAG
- a CDS encoding rhomboid family intramembrane serine protease codes for MAQCDACGEHENMPYKCRRCGGTYCGEHRLPESHDCPGLNEWNDPDGVFDSGFDDSVNDRGGSPGGVTDRLGVNTGPGGPLGYFRGNMTYVFLAVIVLWFPVQYVLPPVVGIPVGSATWYEIFTLNNDNVFYVWPWVTSVFSHGGVGHLFVNGLVLYFFGPVVERRIGSTKFTALFLGAGAVAGLAQVLAAMTMGEFSAVLGASGAIAAIMGVLTVLNPNLTIYLYFILPMPLWLATMLFVGYSVFVSAGGGFGAGGVAHLAHLAGLAIGLAYGAKLKREGERAPQQLQFGGGPGGPGRGPGGPGGRF; via the coding sequence ATGGCGCAGTGTGACGCGTGCGGCGAGCACGAAAACATGCCGTACAAGTGCCGACGATGTGGCGGCACCTACTGCGGCGAACATCGGCTTCCGGAGAGCCACGACTGTCCGGGGCTGAACGAGTGGAACGACCCGGACGGCGTCTTCGACAGCGGATTCGACGACAGCGTGAACGACCGCGGTGGCTCCCCGGGCGGGGTCACGGACCGACTCGGCGTGAACACGGGCCCCGGCGGGCCGCTGGGGTACTTCCGTGGGAACATGACCTACGTGTTCCTCGCGGTGATCGTCCTCTGGTTCCCCGTCCAGTACGTCCTCCCCCCGGTCGTGGGGATTCCCGTGGGGTCGGCGACGTGGTACGAGATATTCACGCTCAACAACGACAACGTGTTCTACGTCTGGCCGTGGGTGACCTCGGTGTTCTCCCACGGCGGGGTCGGCCACCTGTTCGTGAACGGACTGGTGCTGTACTTCTTCGGCCCGGTCGTAGAGCGCCGCATCGGGAGCACGAAGTTCACCGCGCTGTTCCTCGGCGCTGGCGCGGTGGCGGGCCTCGCGCAGGTCCTCGCGGCGATGACGATGGGCGAGTTCTCGGCGGTCCTCGGCGCGAGCGGTGCCATCGCCGCCATCATGGGCGTGCTGACCGTGCTGAACCCCAACCTCACCATCTACCTCTACTTCATCCTGCCCATGCCGCTGTGGCTCGCGACGATGCTGTTCGTCGGCTACTCGGTGTTCGTCTCGGCGGGCGGCGGGTTCGGCGCTGGCGGGGTCGCCCACCTCGCCCACCTCGCGGGCCTCGCCATCGGCCTCGCCTACGGCGCGAAACTCAAGCGCGAGGGCGAGCGCGCCCCCCAGCAGTTGCAGTTCGGCGGCGGCCCGGGCGGTCCGGGTCGCGGCCCCGGCGGCCCCGGCGGTCGGTTCTGA
- a CDS encoding DUF5788 family protein — translation MKGYERKQLLERVEREGATVGADIPETIDVQGETLDLREFVFEIKRRETVPAGERERVDRAKRNLRRERLQRKQRIEEADISREEGEELVRSIVGIDRALNALESLGPTDIEREAAAQEAADQKRWMSFLKQALGHEDASGRGRF, via the coding sequence GTGAAGGGGTACGAGCGAAAGCAACTGCTCGAACGGGTCGAGCGCGAGGGCGCGACCGTGGGTGCCGACATCCCCGAGACCATCGACGTGCAGGGCGAGACCCTCGACCTCCGGGAGTTCGTCTTCGAGATCAAGCGCCGCGAGACGGTTCCGGCGGGCGAGCGCGAGCGCGTCGACCGCGCGAAGCGGAACCTCCGGCGCGAGCGCCTCCAGCGAAAACAGCGCATCGAGGAGGCCGACATCTCCCGCGAGGAGGGCGAGGAGCTGGTCCGGTCAATCGTGGGCATCGACCGGGCGCTCAACGCGCTCGAAAGTCTGGGGCCGACCGACATCGAACGCGAGGCGGCCGCCCAGGAGGCCGCCGACCAGAAGCGCTGGATGTCGTTCCTGAAGCAGGCGCTGGGCCACGAGGACGCGAGCGGCCGCGGTCGGTTCTAA
- a CDS encoding aldo/keto reductase, producing the protein MATDDGTYEYKLQHGDEFGRTYFRRFDGLAVSSIGVGTYLGDPTDEVDSRYRDAVATALESGVNVVDTAVNYRCQRSERAVGRAIEDADVSRDAVFVSTKGGFLPFDGERPEDPGEYVKREFVDSGLVDREDLARGSHCIAPDFIDAQLDRSLDNLGVDEIDCYYVHNPETQLHARSREEVYDRLEATFARLEERAAAGDISTYGVATWNAFRVPEDDDQYLSLSEIVSRARTAAKSAENTATHFRAIQLPFNVFMADAFTVESQRGPEGPQSALWFAHEAGLNVFTSASIAQGDLADRIPEDVGERLAGDTTVQRAINFARSAPGVTSSLVGMSDPEHVEENVEAGRFDPLGADAFDAVFE; encoded by the coding sequence ATGGCGACCGACGACGGCACGTACGAGTACAAACTCCAGCACGGCGACGAGTTCGGCCGGACCTACTTCCGGCGGTTCGACGGCCTCGCGGTCTCGTCCATCGGCGTCGGTACCTATCTTGGCGACCCGACCGACGAGGTGGATTCGCGGTACCGCGACGCCGTCGCTACGGCGCTCGAATCCGGCGTCAACGTGGTCGACACCGCCGTCAACTACCGGTGCCAGCGCAGCGAGCGCGCGGTCGGCCGAGCCATCGAGGACGCCGACGTATCTCGGGACGCCGTCTTCGTCTCCACGAAGGGGGGATTTCTCCCCTTCGACGGCGAGCGCCCGGAGGACCCAGGCGAGTACGTCAAACGCGAGTTCGTGGACTCGGGGCTCGTCGACCGCGAGGACCTCGCGCGGGGGAGCCACTGCATCGCCCCGGACTTCATCGACGCCCAGTTGGACCGGTCGCTCGACAACCTCGGGGTCGACGAAATCGACTGCTACTACGTCCACAACCCCGAGACACAGCTCCACGCCCGGTCGCGCGAGGAGGTGTACGACCGGCTCGAAGCCACCTTCGCGCGACTCGAAGAGCGCGCCGCCGCGGGCGACATCTCGACCTACGGCGTGGCGACGTGGAACGCCTTCCGAGTCCCCGAGGACGACGACCAGTACCTCTCGCTGTCCGAAATCGTCTCGCGCGCCCGGACGGCCGCGAAGTCGGCGGAGAACACCGCGACCCACTTCCGCGCGATTCAGCTCCCGTTCAACGTCTTCATGGCCGACGCGTTCACCGTCGAGTCCCAGCGAGGCCCCGAGGGACCCCAGAGCGCGCTCTGGTTCGCCCACGAGGCGGGCCTGAACGTCTTCACCAGCGCCAGCATCGCGCAGGGCGACCTCGCAGACCGGATTCCCGAGGACGTGGGCGAGCGACTGGCGGGCGACACCACGGTCCAGCGCGCCATCAACTTCGCCCGGAGCGCGCCGGGCGTGACGAGCTCGCTGGTGGGGATGAGCGACCCCGAGCACGTCGAGGAGAACGTCGAAGCCGGGCGATTCGACCCGCTCGGGGCCGACGCGTTCGACGCGGTGTTCGAGTAG
- a CDS encoding DUF7139 domain-containing protein: protein MTSLAEAYEENVGEVGSLRRLYLGVGLFVAGALLVVAGILVSTTSVHSVFGLEYWQGREIAGVLAGLGVPAVFVGIFTVLPASQRVRAAAAIGAGIAVLGVALFTHAYPYKWTGAGNGTNLTPHVAVVYFLGVLVTVWCLFVAVANFKTRNDPGGTVTLELTREGEVRTVEVEKEELADFDGLDDVQALRTELADAADGSAETPQTGLGGVAFVGDTPDGETPTQTNQPGGASATRGPRPTSDGGTAANDIRSPLDDADAPARPRQGTTDAYCGNCQHFDYVRTNEGMKPRCGYYGRVMDDMDACDEWEPNR, encoded by the coding sequence ATGACAAGCCTCGCGGAGGCCTACGAGGAGAACGTCGGCGAGGTCGGGAGCCTCCGGCGGCTCTACCTCGGCGTCGGCCTGTTCGTCGCCGGGGCGCTTCTCGTCGTGGCCGGAATCCTCGTCTCGACGACGAGCGTCCACTCGGTCTTCGGCCTCGAATACTGGCAGGGCCGCGAGATCGCGGGCGTGCTCGCCGGTCTCGGCGTTCCCGCGGTGTTCGTCGGCATCTTCACCGTCCTGCCCGCCAGCCAGCGCGTCCGGGCCGCGGCAGCCATCGGCGCTGGAATCGCGGTGCTGGGGGTCGCGCTGTTCACCCACGCCTACCCCTACAAGTGGACGGGCGCGGGCAACGGGACGAACCTCACGCCCCACGTCGCCGTGGTGTACTTCCTCGGAGTCCTCGTCACCGTCTGGTGTCTGTTCGTCGCGGTCGCCAACTTCAAGACGCGAAACGACCCCGGCGGGACGGTCACCCTCGAACTCACCCGCGAGGGCGAGGTCCGGACCGTCGAGGTCGAGAAGGAGGAGCTGGCGGATTTTGACGGACTCGACGACGTGCAGGCGCTCCGGACCGAACTGGCCGACGCGGCCGACGGGAGCGCCGAGACGCCCCAGACCGGCCTCGGCGGCGTCGCCTTCGTCGGCGACACCCCGGACGGCGAGACGCCGACCCAGACGAACCAGCCCGGCGGGGCATCCGCGACCCGCGGCCCGCGTCCCACCAGCGACGGAGGCACCGCCGCGAACGACATCCGCTCGCCGCTGGACGACGCCGACGCGCCCGCCCGCCCCCGGCAGGGGACCACCGACGCCTACTGCGGCAACTGCCAGCACTTCGACTACGTCCGGACCAACGAGGGCATGAAGCCTCGTTGCGGCTACTACGGACGCGTCATGGACGACATGGACGCGTGCGACGAGTGGGAGCCGAACCGCTAA
- a CDS encoding glycosyl transferase family 2, translating to MEYGQEAVATLHDLTGRVPDAPTDRAAVVVPMTEREYAGLAAERVLSELESVAPGRVVVPLRAPAGKVGAFCDWLAGFDLPLDAVWCNGPGVTDLLTDRGLNGEAGKGRDVWLALGVAAASHDYVVVHDADAKTYEGTDVARLLFPLARGYDFSKGYYARVENNRLYGRLCRLFYAPLVRALADAHPEADVLAYLGAFRYALAGEFGATAEFARSVRVERDWGLEVGQLGEAFARAGFDGTAQVDLGRYEHDHRAVSGPTGLSEMSDGVGAALFRAVESHGVEPDYDALPERYRAVAEAFVDQYAADAAFNGLDYDPADERDQVALYAEAIGPPGEDNRMPPWNDADLSPDEVVAASRADVSGVRR from the coding sequence ATGGAGTACGGACAGGAGGCCGTCGCGACGCTCCACGACCTGACCGGCCGGGTGCCCGACGCGCCGACCGACCGCGCCGCGGTGGTCGTCCCGATGACCGAGCGCGAGTACGCGGGGCTGGCGGCCGAGCGCGTCCTCTCGGAACTGGAATCGGTCGCGCCCGGCCGGGTGGTCGTCCCCCTGCGCGCGCCCGCCGGGAAGGTCGGGGCGTTCTGCGACTGGCTCGCGGGCTTCGACCTGCCCCTCGACGCGGTCTGGTGCAACGGCCCCGGCGTGACCGACCTGCTGACCGACCGCGGCCTCAACGGCGAGGCGGGCAAGGGCCGGGACGTGTGGCTCGCGCTCGGGGTCGCGGCCGCCAGCCACGACTACGTGGTGGTCCACGACGCCGACGCGAAGACCTACGAGGGTACGGACGTTGCTCGCCTGCTCTTTCCGCTCGCTCGGGGCTACGACTTCTCGAAGGGCTACTACGCCCGCGTCGAGAACAACCGCCTCTACGGGCGGCTGTGTCGGCTGTTCTACGCCCCGCTGGTCCGGGCGCTGGCCGACGCCCACCCCGAGGCCGACGTGCTGGCGTACCTTGGGGCGTTCCGGTACGCGCTCGCCGGGGAGTTCGGCGCGACCGCCGAGTTCGCGCGGTCGGTCCGGGTCGAGCGCGACTGGGGACTGGAGGTCGGCCAGTTGGGTGAGGCGTTCGCCCGCGCCGGATTCGACGGCACCGCGCAGGTCGATTTAGGTCGGTACGAGCACGACCACCGCGCGGTGTCGGGGCCGACCGGCCTCTCGGAGATGAGCGACGGGGTCGGCGCGGCGCTCTTCCGTGCGGTCGAGTCCCACGGCGTCGAGCCGGACTACGACGCGCTCCCCGAGCGCTACCGGGCGGTCGCGGAGGCGTTCGTCGACCAGTACGCCGCCGACGCCGCGTTCAACGGGCTGGACTACGACCCCGCCGACGAGCGCGATCAGGTAGCCCTCTACGCCGAGGCCATCGGGCCCCCCGGCGAGGACAACCGGATGCCGCCGTGGAACGACGCCGACCTCTCGCCCGACGAGGTGGTGGCCGCCTCGCGGGCCGACGTGTCGGGGGTCCGGCGCTGA
- a CDS encoding class I SAM-dependent methyltransferase, whose amino-acid sequence MKKPGEVFEDASVYDPGIEAIVPRYDELHDAILNAPPHDRGEPLRALELGAGTGELTAKLLTRFPESTVLAIDHSEGMLAEADRKLATFGDRATIRQGAFPDDYPDATGEYDLVVSSLAVHHLDDATKRDLFDAVLEALAPGGWFLNGDVVRFEADHLEELSDRMIRNWVRSKGWEEAEFMDVWKASDDYDDPATLTDQLVWLRESGFEAVTSIWQYYNFAVYGGRKPE is encoded by the coding sequence ATGAAGAAGCCCGGCGAAGTCTTCGAGGACGCCAGCGTCTACGACCCCGGCATCGAGGCCATCGTACCGCGGTACGACGAACTCCACGACGCCATTCTGAACGCCCCGCCTCACGACCGGGGCGAACCCCTCCGCGCGCTCGAACTCGGCGCGGGGACCGGCGAACTCACCGCGAAGCTCCTCACGCGGTTCCCCGAGAGCACCGTCCTCGCCATCGACCACAGCGAGGGGATGCTCGCCGAAGCCGACCGGAAACTGGCGACGTTCGGCGACCGCGCGACCATCCGGCAGGGGGCGTTCCCCGACGACTACCCCGACGCGACCGGCGAGTACGATCTGGTGGTCTCGTCGCTCGCGGTCCACCACCTCGACGACGCGACCAAGCGCGACCTCTTCGACGCGGTTCTGGAGGCGCTCGCGCCCGGCGGGTGGTTCCTCAACGGCGACGTTGTCCGGTTCGAGGCCGACCACCTCGAAGAACTCTCCGACCGGATGATACGCAACTGGGTGCGCTCGAAGGGCTGGGAGGAGGCGGAGTTCATGGACGTGTGGAAGGCCAGCGACGACTACGACGACCCCGCGACGCTGACCGACCAACTGGTGTGGCTCCGGGAGTCCGGATTCGAGGCGGTGACCTCGATCTGGCAGTACTACAACTTCGCGGTCTACGGCGGGCGGAAGCCGGAATAG
- a CDS encoding endonuclease V, translating to MTPVHPEFVPDASLSREEMERLQRAIADEAVFADDLGFDPASVGGGGSNPDQTRLGDAGRDSGAATEGSDAAEAASDPPIVAGVDQAFTADGERAVSAVVASRGGEVVERVHAVAPTDIPYIPGLLSFREGGAILAAFEELSVAPDLAVFDGSGRIHFRQAGIATHVGVTLDVPAIGVAKSLLCGRPRESLADPLGEGARVAVEADESVTAPEGTVIGYAFQSRQYPNPETRHVNPLYVSPGHRVSAETATDLVERLCADYKLPEPTRLADSYADEVKAEVGE from the coding sequence ATGACTCCCGTCCACCCCGAGTTCGTCCCGGACGCCTCGCTGTCGCGCGAGGAGATGGAACGGCTACAGCGCGCGATAGCCGACGAGGCCGTCTTCGCCGACGACCTCGGCTTCGACCCCGCCAGCGTCGGCGGCGGGGGTTCGAACCCCGACCAGACCCGACTCGGCGACGCCGGAAGGGATTCCGGTGCCGCCACGGAGGGGTCCGACGCCGCAGAAGCGGCGTCGGACCCCCCGATAGTCGCCGGGGTCGATCAGGCGTTCACCGCCGACGGCGAGCGCGCGGTGAGCGCCGTCGTCGCCTCGCGCGGCGGCGAGGTGGTCGAACGCGTCCACGCGGTCGCGCCCACCGACATCCCCTACATCCCGGGCCTGCTCTCGTTCCGGGAGGGCGGGGCCATCCTCGCGGCGTTCGAGGAGCTCTCGGTCGCGCCCGACCTCGCGGTGTTCGACGGGAGCGGCCGCATCCACTTCCGACAGGCGGGCATCGCTACCCACGTCGGCGTCACGCTCGACGTGCCCGCGATAGGGGTCGCCAAGAGCCTGCTGTGCGGGCGGCCCCGCGAGTCGCTCGCCGACCCGCTCGGCGAGGGCGCGCGGGTCGCCGTCGAGGCCGACGAGTCGGTGACCGCGCCCGAGGGGACCGTCATCGGCTACGCGTTCCAGTCGCGCCAGTACCCGAATCCCGAGACGCGCCACGTCAATCCGCTGTACGTCAGCCCCGGCCACCGCGTGAGCGCCGAGACCGCGACCGACCTCGTCGAGCGCCTCTGTGCGGACTACAAGCTCCCCGAACCCACGCGACTCGCCGACTCGTACGCCGACGAGGTGAAGGCGGAGGTCGGCGAGTAG
- a CDS encoding ArsA family ATPase, translated as MNELDVEAVEHIGDEDVPAGVDAPEYVLYGGKGGVGKTTMAAATGLASARDGTPTLVVSTDPAHSLSDTFETEIPADPHRIREDVPLYAAEIDPDEAVEQGNGLFGAAGAQTGAGARPGDSGPDAPTGDADGEPFGGPTGDGQAGPMGGLGGLLGGDDPMDAMLGGPMPGADEAAAMQKLLEFMDDDRFDRVVVDTAPTGHTLRLLELPELMDTMVGRIMKLKQRFQGMMEGMKGMFGGEGADPERGLDDLEELSDRIATLRETLRDPAKTDFRVVLVPEEMSVFESERLLRRLAEFGVPVGTVVVNKVMEDLAEVAEGVDSEAFVAPNLDSCEFCQRRWQVQQDALSSAQEVFRGHEVKRVPLLADEVRGERMLRLVAACLD; from the coding sequence ATGAACGAACTCGACGTGGAGGCTGTCGAACACATCGGCGACGAGGACGTGCCCGCGGGGGTCGACGCCCCGGAGTACGTCCTCTACGGGGGGAAAGGCGGCGTCGGCAAGACCACGATGGCGGCCGCGACGGGCCTCGCGAGCGCCCGCGACGGCACCCCGACGCTGGTGGTCTCGACCGACCCGGCTCACTCGCTGTCGGACACCTTCGAGACCGAGATTCCGGCTGACCCCCACCGCATCCGCGAGGACGTGCCGCTGTACGCCGCCGAGATCGACCCCGACGAGGCGGTAGAGCAGGGCAACGGTCTGTTCGGCGCTGCGGGCGCACAAACCGGTGCGGGCGCGCGGCCGGGCGACTCCGGCCCCGACGCTCCGACCGGGGACGCCGACGGCGAACCGTTCGGCGGGCCGACCGGCGACGGGCAGGCCGGACCGATGGGCGGCCTCGGCGGCCTGCTCGGGGGCGACGACCCGATGGACGCCATGCTCGGCGGGCCGATGCCGGGTGCCGACGAGGCCGCCGCGATGCAGAAACTCCTGGAGTTCATGGACGACGACCGGTTCGACCGCGTGGTCGTCGACACCGCGCCGACCGGCCACACCCTCCGACTGCTCGAACTCCCGGAACTCATGGACACCATGGTCGGCCGGATAATGAAGCTCAAACAGCGGTTCCAGGGGATGATGGAGGGCATGAAGGGGATGTTCGGCGGCGAGGGGGCCGACCCCGAGCGGGGACTGGACGACCTCGAAGAACTCAGCGACCGCATCGCCACCCTGCGAGAGACCCTCCGGGACCCCGCCAAGACCGACTTCCGGGTCGTGCTGGTGCCCGAGGAGATGAGCGTCTTCGAGTCCGAGCGCCTGCTCCGCCGGTTGGCGGAGTTCGGGGTGCCGGTCGGCACCGTGGTCGTCAACAAGGTGATGGAGGACCTCGCGGAGGTGGCCGAGGGCGTCGATTCGGAGGCCTTCGTCGCGCCGAACCTCGACTCCTGCGAGTTCTGTCAGCGCCGATGGCAGGTCCAGCAGGACGCGCTCTCGTCGGCCCAGGAGGTCTTCCGCGGCCACGAGGTCAAGCGCGTCCCCCTGCTCGCCGACGAGGTCAGGGGCGAGCGGATGCTCCGACTCGTCGCGGCGTGTCTGGACTAA
- the polX gene encoding DNA polymerase/3'-5' exonuclease PolX, with protein sequence MRRNAEVAALLEEYADLLDARDVEYKPTAYRRAAESIRDHAGAVESLAEEGTDAVQEIPDVGSSIAEKVVEAVETGTFEQLDEERETLPVEMAELTGVEGVGPKTVGDLYRELGVRNLDDLERVASEGEIREVSGYGEKTEQNILNGIEFARQAQERDLLGDARPVGEAALDFFEAIPEAGRCELAGSLRRWRETIGDVDVLVATDDREAVVDAFADWDRADEVIESGSDKASVRSNGQRVDLRVVVPEEFGSALQYFTGSKEHNIRLRNYAIERGYKVNEYGLFDVSDVEDPDQDQRVGERVAGETEEGMYEGLGLPWMAPELREDRGEIAAAESGDLPDLLEEADIRGDLHLHTEWSDGGYTIREMAEAAAEFGHEYVCVSDHATGPGMVGGVGLDDATLREQMAEVRELADDLPVEVFAGVEANVGAGGEISVGDDLLADLDCVVASPHSGLEGDATDRLVAAVEHPSVDVLGHPSGRLINSRPGLEFDVEAVARAAADHDTALEVNSNPHRLDLWDTAVKQAVEAGATIAIDTDAHSPSEYEYVRYGVHTARRGWAETDDVLNARDADGVREFLH encoded by the coding sequence ATGAGACGGAACGCCGAGGTGGCGGCCCTGCTGGAGGAGTACGCCGACCTCCTCGACGCCCGGGACGTCGAGTACAAGCCCACGGCCTACCGGCGCGCGGCCGAGAGCATCCGCGACCACGCCGGGGCGGTGGAGTCGCTGGCCGAGGAGGGGACCGACGCCGTACAGGAGATTCCCGACGTGGGAAGCTCCATCGCCGAGAAGGTCGTCGAGGCGGTCGAGACGGGCACCTTCGAGCAGTTGGACGAGGAACGCGAGACACTCCCGGTCGAGATGGCCGAACTCACCGGCGTCGAGGGGGTCGGCCCGAAGACGGTCGGTGACCTCTACCGCGAACTCGGCGTCCGGAATCTGGACGACCTCGAACGCGTCGCCAGCGAGGGCGAGATACGGGAGGTCTCGGGCTACGGCGAGAAGACCGAGCAGAACATCCTGAACGGCATCGAGTTCGCCCGACAGGCACAGGAGCGCGACCTGCTCGGGGACGCCCGGCCGGTCGGGGAGGCCGCGCTCGACTTCTTCGAGGCCATCCCCGAGGCGGGCCGCTGCGAACTCGCGGGGTCGCTCCGGCGCTGGAGGGAGACCATCGGCGACGTCGACGTGCTGGTCGCGACCGACGACCGCGAGGCGGTCGTCGACGCGTTCGCCGACTGGGACCGGGCCGACGAGGTCATCGAGTCCGGCAGCGACAAGGCCAGCGTCCGGTCGAACGGCCAGCGCGTCGACCTCCGGGTCGTGGTGCCCGAGGAGTTCGGGAGCGCGCTCCAGTACTTCACCGGGAGCAAGGAGCACAACATCCGCCTGCGCAACTACGCCATCGAGCGCGGCTACAAGGTCAACGAGTACGGCCTGTTCGACGTGAGCGACGTGGAGGACCCCGACCAAGACCAGCGCGTCGGCGAACGCGTCGCTGGCGAGACCGAGGAGGGAATGTACGAGGGCCTCGGCCTCCCGTGGATGGCCCCCGAGTTGCGCGAGGACCGCGGGGAAATCGCCGCCGCCGAGTCGGGCGATCTGCCGGACCTCCTCGAAGAAGCGGATATCAGGGGCGACCTCCACCTCCACACCGAGTGGTCCGACGGCGGCTACACCATCCGGGAGATGGCCGAGGCGGCCGCCGAGTTCGGCCACGAGTACGTCTGCGTCTCCGACCACGCGACCGGTCCGGGGATGGTCGGCGGCGTGGGACTCGACGACGCGACGCTCCGCGAGCAGATGGCCGAGGTCCGGGAACTGGCCGACGACCTCCCGGTCGAGGTGTTCGCGGGCGTCGAGGCCAACGTCGGCGCTGGGGGAGAGATCAGCGTCGGCGACGACCTGCTCGCCGACCTCGACTGCGTGGTCGCCTCACCCCACAGCGGGCTGGAGGGCGACGCGACCGACCGCCTCGTCGCGGCGGTCGAACACCCGAGCGTGGACGTGCTGGGCCACCCGAGCGGCCGACTCATCAACAGTCGACCGGGCCTGGAGTTCGACGTGGAAGCCGTGGCCCGGGCCGCGGCCGACCACGACACCGCGCTCGAAGTCAACAGCAACCCCCATCGACTCGACCTGTGGGACACCGCGGTCAAGCAGGCCGTCGAGGCCGGAGCCACCATCGCCATCGACACCGACGCCCACAGCCCGAGCGAGTACGAGTACGTCCGGTACGGCGTCCACACCGCCCGGCGCGGGTGGGCCGAGACCGACGACGTGCTGAACGCCCGCGACGCCGACGGCGTCCGCGAGTTCCTGCACTGA
- a CDS encoding SDR family oxidoreductase, producing the protein MTETVLITGCSSGIGRETALAFLEDGWEVYATARNPADIEVLGERGCNIATLDVTDGDDVERVVDRMVDEQGRIDCLVNNAGYAQLGPVEDVPVDSVRDQFEVNVFGPHRLVRAVLPHMRERKTGRIINVSSVAGRLSVPGMGVYSGSKFAMEGLTDALRAEVAEYGVDAVLVEPGPVDTAFTERASDEIEGIERSDAYEKLYGILDDTQAIGGGGPGALPPREVADTILDAANVTDPAARYPVGRVAKVSMLARFIPASARDKFYGVVGSLASRNPFGDDSDEGGDDHRGRIRD; encoded by the coding sequence GTGACAGAAACAGTCCTCATCACCGGTTGCTCGTCGGGAATCGGACGCGAGACCGCGCTGGCGTTCCTCGAAGACGGCTGGGAGGTGTACGCGACCGCCCGCAACCCCGCCGACATCGAGGTGCTGGGCGAGCGCGGGTGCAACATCGCGACCCTCGACGTGACCGACGGAGACGACGTCGAGCGCGTCGTCGACCGCATGGTCGACGAGCAGGGTCGCATCGACTGTCTGGTCAACAACGCGGGCTACGCCCAGCTCGGCCCCGTCGAGGACGTGCCGGTCGACAGCGTTCGCGACCAGTTCGAGGTGAACGTCTTCGGGCCCCACAGGCTCGTTCGCGCGGTCCTGCCCCACATGCGCGAGCGCAAGACCGGCAGGATAATCAACGTCTCCAGCGTCGCCGGGCGGCTCTCGGTGCCCGGGATGGGCGTCTACTCGGGGTCGAAGTTCGCGATGGAGGGACTCACCGACGCCCTGCGCGCCGAGGTCGCCGAGTACGGCGTCGACGCGGTGCTGGTCGAACCCGGTCCCGTCGACACAGCGTTCACCGAGCGCGCGTCCGACGAAATCGAGGGAATCGAGCGCTCGGACGCCTACGAGAAACTCTACGGGATTCTGGACGACACGCAGGCCATCGGGGGCGGCGGCCCCGGCGCGTTACCGCCCCGCGAGGTGGCCGACACGATTCTGGACGCCGCGAACGTCACCGACCCCGCGGCCCGGTATCCAGTCGGGAGGGTCGCGAAGGTCTCGATGCTCGCGCGGTTCATCCCCGCGTCTGCCCGAGACAAATTCTACGGCGTCGTCGGGTCGCTGGCGTCGCGGAACCCGTTCGGGGACGACAGCGACGAGGGCGGAGACGACCACCGAGGGCGAATCAGGGATTAG